GGTCGGCGTGAGGTAGATGTGGCGGTCGAAGTCCTCGCCGCCGTCGCCCAGCCGCAGCCACCAGTCGGCCATGGTGAAGCCGTCGGCGACGCGCAGCCGCTCGAAGGGGTGGTAGAAGTGGTGCCCCTTGCGGCGCCAGTCCTCGAACCGGATGGCGAGCTTGTAGGAGGCCGAGCACTCCGGCATCCACTCCCGCTCGTCGAGTCCGAGGTAGTCGAAGAAGTGCCGCACCGTGGAGAAGGTGGCCTCGCCGACGCCGATCGTGCCGACGCGCTTGGACTCCACCAGCGTCACGTCGACCCGGTCGCCGAACGCCTCCTTGAGGTACGTGGCTGTCATCCAGCCCGCCGTGCCACCGCCGACAATGACCACTGACTTGATCACACCAACGCTCCTCGGAATCGTCCGGCCCTGCGGCTTGACCGTAGGCGGCGGTTCTTTTACCTCGTTATCAATGGCTTTACTCTTCGGCATGGACTGCCGTCACCGCGCTAGTCGACGAGGACGTAGCCGTCGCCGGGACGGGACGCGCGGGAGCGGCGGAGGCTGGACAGGGAGAACGTCCGCTGGAGCCAGCGGTCCCGGCCGTCGTAGCGCGGCGTGAAAGCCGTCCGGCCGTGCACGGTCACGTGGTTGTCCACGATCGCGAGATCCCCTGGCGTCAAAGCCGAACTGGTCGCGGTCTGCTCGAACAGCTCGCCCAGCTCCACCAGTGCGGCCGAACCCGCCTCGGTCTGCGGCTGCGTTGCGGCGAAGTCCACCCGCAGGTCGGGGTCCTCGTAGGCGCCGGTGAGCACCGCGTGCGCGACGGGCGTGTTCCCCTCGCCGAAGGACGGCGGTGCCTCGGTGATGAACTCGGGGCGGGACAATGCTTCCCGGCTGCGCCGGCTGAGCAGGCCGAGAACCTGGCGGACGCAGGCGGTGCGCAGGCCCGCGATGCCCTCGTGGTCGGAGCGCAGGCACAGCAGCATCACGTAGTCCGGGCGGTGCTCGTGGAAGGCGTTCTCGTTGTGGAAGGACAACAGCACCGAGCCCGCGTTGCCCTGGAAGGTCTCCTTGCCGGGCACCGGAACCACGTCCTGCACGAGTGCGCCGGACTTCTCCGGCCGGAACGCGGCCGGGTCGCCGAGCCCGGAGGCGATCATCGCCAGCACCGCGGCGCCGACCGTTGCCTCGCGCTGCACGGAGCCCGCGACCATCGGCGTGTCGCCGAGGGTGTCCAGGCCGACCGGCAGGCCGCGCAGCAGGAGTGTCCCTTGTGGACCGGAATCCCTGCGGAAGCCGCGAACGGTCCTGCGCACGGCGATCGGCAGCTCGTCCCAGGCCTCCCGCGCGGCCGCGACCCACTCGGGGTCGTCGATCACGCCGCCCGCGACCCCGAGCAGGTCGAGGGCGATCTCGGTCACCGAGGCGGCGTCGGCCTCGGTCAGCGACACCACCCGGGGCACCGCACTTGTCACATCAACTGTTACCGACATCAGGCACTACCCATCGATTGCAGCATCGTCACCGTCTCCTCGTGGTCGAGGCCGAGCGCGTCGGGGCCGTAGATCTCCTCGACCCAGCCGCGCTGGTACACCGAGTCCAGGTACCGCTCCCCCAGATCGGGAGCGATCGCCACGGCGGTCGGATCGCCGCCCGGCGCGAACTCCGCCAGCCAGCGCAGCGCGCCGCTGACCACAGTCCCGGTGGACCCGCCGAACAGAAAGCCCTTGCGGGCCAGGCGGTGGCACGCCCGGACGGTGTCGACCTCCGGGACGTGCACGACGTGGTCCACATAGGACACATCGAGCAGTGGTGGGCGGACCCCGGTGCCCAGGCCGGGAATCATCCTGGGCGCAGCGGGGCCCCCGAAGGTCACCGAGCCCGCGGCGTCGACCGCGACGATGGTGACCTCGGGGTGGTGCTCTTTGAAATAGCGCGCGCAGCCCATCAGGGTGCCCGTCGTCCCCGCGCCGAGGAACAGCACGTCCAGGTCGGGGAAGTTGCGGGCGATGGACGGCGCGGTCCAGCGGTGGTGGGCCTTCCAGTTCGCCGGGTTGGTGTACTGGTTGAGCCACAGGTAGCGGTCGTCGGACTCGCACAGCTCACGCACGTAGCGCAGGCGCGCGGCGAGGAAACCGCCCTCCGCGTCGGGTTCGACGATCGTGTGCACGCGGCTGCCGAGGGTCTCGATCAGCCGCTTGGTGGCGAGGTTGCAGCGCGCGTCGGTCACGCACAGGAACTCGTACCCCTTGCTGGCGGCCAGGATGCTCAGCGCGACGCCGAGGTTGCCGGAGGAGGACTCGACCAGGACCGTGCCCGGCCGCAGCGCGCCGCTGCGCTCGGCCGCCTCGATCATCTCCCGTGCCGCCTTGAGCTTGATCGAGCCCGCGAAGTTGAAGCCCTCGCACTTGAGGTAGAGCCTGCGGCCGAAGGTGGCTCCCAGGTCGACGAACAACTCGTCCTCGTGGA
The window above is part of the Allokutzneria albata genome. Proteins encoded here:
- the sbnA gene encoding 2,3-diaminopropionate biosynthesis protein SbnA, with protein sequence MPIISEPQDFHEDELFVDLGATFGRRLYLKCEGFNFAGSIKLKAAREMIEAAERSGALRPGTVLVESSSGNLGVALSILAASKGYEFLCVTDARCNLATKRLIETLGSRVHTIVEPDAEGGFLAARLRYVRELCESDDRYLWLNQYTNPANWKAHHRWTAPSIARNFPDLDVLFLGAGTTGTLMGCARYFKEHHPEVTIVAVDAAGSVTFGGPAAPRMIPGLGTGVRPPLLDVSYVDHVVHVPEVDTVRACHRLARKGFLFGGSTGTVVSGALRWLAEFAPGGDPTAVAIAPDLGERYLDSVYQRGWVEEIYGPDALGLDHEETVTMLQSMGSA
- a CDS encoding clavaminate synthase family protein, translating into MVSLTEADAASVTEIALDLLGVAGGVIDDPEWVAAAREAWDELPIAVRRTVRGFRRDSGPQGTLLLRGLPVGLDTLGDTPMVAGSVQREATVGAAVLAMIASGLGDPAAFRPEKSGALVQDVVPVPGKETFQGNAGSVLLSFHNENAFHEHRPDYVMLLCLRSDHEGIAGLRTACVRQVLGLLSRRSREALSRPEFITEAPPSFGEGNTPVAHAVLTGAYEDPDLRVDFAATQPQTEAGSAALVELGELFEQTATSSALTPGDLAIVDNHVTVHGRTAFTPRYDGRDRWLQRTFSLSSLRRSRASRPGDGYVLVD